The Panicum virgatum strain AP13 chromosome 5K, P.virgatum_v5, whole genome shotgun sequence genome has a window encoding:
- the LOC120707697 gene encoding AP2/ERF and B3 domain-containing protein Os01g0693400-like codes for MDSASSLVVDDTSSGGACTDKLKALAAAAAEGATLERMGSGASAVVDAAEPGAEADSGHVGAGVGVGGKLPSSRYKGVVPQPNGRWGAQIYERHQRVWLGTFAEKADAARAYDVAAQRFRGRDAVTNFRPLADAEPDAAAELRFLASRSKAEVVDMLRKHTYFDELAQNKRAFAAAAAAPTTSSPAGARSPSSAPRSPAAAREHLFDKTVTPSDVGKLNRLVIPKQHAEKHFPLQLPSAGGESKGVLLNFEDAAAGKVWRFRYSYWNSSQSYVLTKGWSRFVKEKCLQAGDVVGFYRSAAAAGADSKLFIACRLRLGGVTASTAPAAEPSSAPVAKAVRLFGVDLLTAPAPAEALPGCKRARDLAAPPQAAFKKQLVELALV; via the coding sequence ATGGACAGCGCGAGCAGCCTCGTGGTGGACGAcaccagcagcggcggcgcgtgcaCGGACAAGCTCAAggccctggccgccgcggccgccgagggGGCGACGCTGGAGCGCATGGGCAGCGGCGCCAGCGCGGTCGTGGACGCGGCCGAGCCGGGCGCCGAGGCGGACTCGGGCCACGTCGGcgcgggcgtgggcgtgggcgggAAGCTGCCGTCGTCCAGGTACAAGGGCGTGGTGCCGCAGCCCAACGGGCGGTGGGGCGCGCAGATCTACGAGCGCCACCAGCGCGTGTGGCTCGGCACCTTCGCGGAGAAGGccgacgccgcgcgcgcctaCGACGTCGCCGCGCAGCGCTTCCGCGGCCGCGACGCCGTCACCAACTTCCGCCCGCTCGCGGACGCCGaaccggacgccgccgccgagctccgcttCCTCGCCTCGCGCTCCAAGGCCGAGGTCGTCGACATGCTCCGCAAGCACACCTACTTCGACGAGCTCGCCCAGAACAAgcgcgccttcgccgccgccgccgccgcgccgacgacctcgtcgcccgccggcgcccgctccccctcctccgcgccccgctctcccgccgccgcgcgggagcACCTGTTCGACAAGACGGTCACCCCCAGCGACGTGGGCAAGCTGAACCGCCTGGTGATCCCGAAGCAGCACGCCGAGAAGCACTTCCCGCTGCAGCTCCcgtccgccggcggcgagagcaAGGGCGTGCTCCTCAACTtcgaggacgccgccgcgggcaaGGTCTGGCGGTTCCGCTACTCGTACTGGAACAGCAGCCAGAGCTACGTGCTCACCAAGGGCTGGAGCCGCTTCGTCAAGGAGAAGTGCCTCCAGGCCGGCGACGTCGTCGGCTTCTACcgttccgcggccgccgccggagccgacaGCAAGCTCTTCATCGCCTGCAGGCTGCGGCTCGGCGGCGTCACCGCCTCGACAGCCCCCGCAGCGGAGCCATCGTCGGCGCCGGTGGCGAAGGCCGTGCGGCTCTTCGGCGTGGACCTgctgacggcgccggcgccagcggAGGCCTTGCCCGGGTGCAAGAGGGCCAGGGACCTGGCGGCGCCCCCGCAGGCGGCGTTCAAGAAGCAGCTCGTGGAGCTCGCGCTAGTGTAG